Proteins from a genomic interval of Medicago truncatula cultivar Jemalong A17 chromosome 3, MtrunA17r5.0-ANR, whole genome shotgun sequence:
- the LOC11422703 gene encoding inositol-3-phosphate synthase: protein MFIENFKVESPNVKYTETEIQSVYNYETTELVHENRNGTYQWIVKPKTVKYEFKTDIHVPKLGVMLVGWGGNNGSTLTGGVIANREGISWATKDKIQQANYFGSLTQASAIRVGSFQGEEIHAPFKSLLPMVNPDDIVFGGWDISDMNLADAMARARVFDIDLQKQLRPYMESMVPLPGIYDPDFIAANQGERANNVIKGTKREQINQIIKDIKEFKEANKVDRVVVLWTANTERYSNLVVGLNDTMENLFAAVDRNESEISPSTLFAIACVMENVPFINGSPQNTFVPGLIDLAIKNNCLIGGDDFKSGQTKMKSVLVDFLVGAGIKPTSIVSYNHLGNNDGMNLSAPQTFRSKEISKSNVVDDMVNSNAILYAPGEHPDHVVVIKYVPYVGDSKRAMDEYTSEIFMGGKNTIVLHNTCEDSLLAAPIILDLVLLAELSTRIQFKSEAENKFHTFHPVATILSYLTKAPLVPPGTPVVNALSKQRAMLENIMRACVGLAPENNMILEYK from the exons ATGTTTATCGAGAATTTCAAAGTCGAGAGTCCCAATGTTAAGTACACTGAAACTGAGATTCAATCCGTTTACAATTACGAAACCACTGAACTTGTTCATGAAAATCGTAATGGCACTTATCAGTGGATTGTTAAACCTAAAACtgttaaatatgaatttaaaaCCGATATTCATGTCCCTAAATTGGG GGTAATGCTTGTGGGATGGGGTGGAAACAACGGTTCAACCCTTACCGGTGGTGTTATTGCTAACAGAGA GGGAATTTCATGGGCCACGAAAGATAAGATTCAACAAGCCAATTACTTTGGATCCTTGACTCAAGCTTCAGCTATTCGAGTTGGATCTTTTCAAGGAGAGGAAATTCATGCTCCTTTCAAGAGCCTCCTTCCAATG GTCAACCCCGATGACATTGTTTTTGGTGGATGGGATATCAGTGACATGAACCTTGCTGATGCCATGGCTAGGGCCAGGGTTTTTGACATTGATTTGCAAAAGCAATTGAGGCCTTATATGGAATCCATGGTTCCACTTCCCGGTATCTATGACCCGGATTTCATTGCTGCTAATCAAGGAGAACGTGCGAATAACGTTATCAAGGGTACAAAGAGAGAACAAATCAACCAAATCATCAAAGACATTAA GGAATTTAAGGAAGCAAACAAAGTTGACAGGGTTGTTGTACTCTGGACTGCCAACACAGAGAGGTACAGTAACTTAGTTGTAGGACTCAATGACACCATGGAGAACCTTTTTGCTGCTGTGGACAGAAATGAGTCTGAGATTTCACCTTCCACCCTGTTTGCCATTGCTTGTGTTATGGAGAATGTTCCTTTCATCAATGGAAGTCCTCAGAACACTTTTGTTCCAG GGCTTATTGATCTTGCCATCAAGAACAACTGTTTGATTGGTGGTGATGATTTCAAAAGTGGtcagaccaaaatgaaatctgTTTTGGTGGATTTCCTTGTAGGAGCTGGTATCAAG CCAACATCAATAGTGAGTTACAATCATCTTGGAAACAATGATGGTATGAACCTCTCAGCCCCACAAACCTTCCGCTCCAAGGAAATTTCCAAGAGCAACGTTGTTGACGATATGGTCAACAGCAATGCCATCCTCTATGCACCTGGCGAACATCCTGATCATGTTGTAGTCATTaag TATGTGCCTTATGTTGGTGACAGCAAGAGAGCTATGGATGAGTACACTTCGGAAATTTTCATGGGTGGGAAGAACACTATTGTGTTGCACAACACATGTGAGGACTCCCTTTTGGCTGCTCCTATTATCTTGGACTTGGTTCTTCTTGCTGAGCTTAGCACTAGAATTCAGTTTAAATCTGAAGCTGAG AACAAGTTCCACACCTTCCACCCTGTTGCTACCATCCTCAGTTATCTGACCAAGGCTCCTCTG GTTCCACCGGGCACACCAGTGGTGAATGCATTGTCAAAGCAGCGAGCAATGCTTGAAAACATCATGAGAGCTTGTGTTGGATTGGCTCCAGAGAACAACATGATCCTCGAGTACAAGTGA